A window from Drosophila nasuta strain 15112-1781.00 chromosome 3, ASM2355853v1, whole genome shotgun sequence encodes these proteins:
- the LOC132788375 gene encoding KN motif and ankyrin repeat domain-containing protein 1 isoform X6, which produces MVFSMFSGLSSFTCYPLVISGCSALLLTSLQEKPPVLVLDATTESQSFIKQPSSKPIATSQDLDLTQLGDDELIVREEKRVSISWSRDASPAPLMSSSATTTASTKSASPEQALTASSDSNVEREISQGARKKSSTPLKSSQSEGSQVTVIERRPQKEPVEAVKAEKEEAKEEVKLKDERPPTKAQLHQLAQAPSEPRQKTELHKEMKDALKVINDSLLKKLGSKPFSSFSLKASKATIGEHWFRISSTGNSNPHEVEDYLDHFESLSVPLLEYCVNLSDSNGNTAMHYAVSHGNFDVVSILLDSKVCNVNQMNNAGYSCVMLVSLAKLKQAAHRTVVERLFQMADVNIRAKKHCQTALMLAVSHGNGDMVSMLLDAGADINIQDEDGSTALMCAAEHGRVDIVKHLLSQQDCDSLIQDVDGSTAFKIAWQAGHRDVGLMLYVHEQMLRSKLPNRGDPIRKSLPLPLRPKPAK; this is translated from the exons ATggtattttcaatgttttccGGCCTGAGCAGCTTCACCTGCTATCCTCTCGTGATCAGCGGCTGCTCTGCGCTGCTCTTAAC CTCACTGCAGGAAAAGCCGCCCGTTTTGGTGCTCGATGCCACAACCGAATCACAGAGCTTCATCAAACAGCCGTCCAGCAAACCAATTGCAACGTCCCAGGATTTGGATCTAACCCAGCTTGGCGACGATGAGTTGATTGTGCGTGAGGAGAAACGTGTGAGCATCAGCTGGTCACGTGATGCTTCGCCAGCGCCGTTGATGAGCTCGTCGGCCACGACAACGGCAAGTACCAAGTCCGCCTCGCCAGAGCAAGCGCTGACCGCGTCCAGTGACTCCAATGTAGAGCGTGAAATCTCACAAGGGGCACGCAAAAAGTCAAGCACTCCGCTTAAGTCTAGTCAAAGCGAGGGGTCCCAGGTGACTGTCATCGAAAGGCGGCCGCAGAAGGAGCCAGTTGAGGCCGTCAAGGCAGAGAAGGAGGAGGCTAAGGAGGAGGTGAAACTGAAGGACGAGCGACCTCCAACAAAGGCTCAGCTACATCAGCTGGCCCAGGCACCCTCAGAGCCCAGACAAAA gaCGGAACTGCACAAGGAGATGAAGGATGCCCTGAAAGTCATCAACGATTCGCTGCTCAAGAAGCTGGGCTCTAAGCCCTTCTCCTCGTTCAGTCTGAAGGCATCGAAGGCAACCATTGGAGAGCATTGGTTCCGCATTTCCAGTACTGGCAATTCAAATCCACACGAGGTCGAGGATTATCTGGACCACTTTGAATCGTTGTCGGTGCCACTGCTGGAATACTGTGTGAATCTCTCCGATAGCAAT GGCAACACGGCCATGCATTATGCGGTGTCTCATGGCAACTTTGACGTCGTATCCATATTGCTGGATTCCAAGGTTTGCAACGTAAACCAAATGAATAACGCTGGATACTCGTGCGTCATGCTCGTATCGTTGGCCAAGCTGAAGCAAGCGGCTCATCGAACGGTCGTCGAGCGACTGTTCCAGATGGCCGATGTCAACATACGAGCCAAGAAG CATTGCCAAACCGCACTGATGCTCGCTGTGTCGCATGGTAATGGGGACATGGTCTCCATGCTGCTCGATGCTGGTGCAGATATCAACATTCAGGATGAGGATGGCAGCACGGCGTTGATGTGTGCCGCGGAACATGGACGCGTGGATATTGTGAAGCATTTGTTATCGCAACAGGATTGCGATTCCCTCATCCAGGATGTG GATGGCAGCACAGCCTTTAAGATTGCATGGCAGGCAGGACATCGGGACGTGGGTCTGATGCTCTACGTGCATGAGCAAATGCTCCGTAGCAAGTTGCCCAATCGTGGTGATCCCATACGCAAATCTCTCCCGCTGCCGCTGCGACCGAAGCCAGCAAAgtga